Part of the Panicum virgatum strain AP13 chromosome 4N, P.virgatum_v5, whole genome shotgun sequence genome is shown below.
CAACAGCTCAGTCCATGTTTCAGGGGTTTCCAGTTAAGAAACACTAGTTTCTTCCCCGATGAACATTCTAGATCTTAAATTAATACTTAGTTGCAACCAATGCATTGAGGTTGAGACTTGAGATTTGGTTATAATTGAGAAAAAAATGCGATAAAATACACCACAGCTATATTTAAAAGCATATTTCTTATTTGCACAAACTCATCCTTGGAAAACTCCAGAAACAAATTTCTTGAATATACCGGCTAACCAGATACACAGGTTAGTAAACCTGAAGCTACAGTAGTAAACCAGCTGAGAGTGGGTTAGTTAAGGAAAGCCAATTCAGTGCTACCGCAATCTGGAAATAAGAAAAGGGTGGGGGTTGGGGGGGTGACCAACGTTTCCAAGAAAATCCAAGCTACTACTGTATGCAAGCATTGGTTTGGGAAACTGAAAACTTCAACTATCCAAATAACTCAAGGATTAAACTACACATAGGAGGCCTAGCTAAAGATGTACAAGATATCATAGACTTCACTCAAATCACATGAAGACTACCATAATCAAAGAGAGCTCTGGTTATGGTGATTACATTGCTAAAGTAAGAATTTCCCCCAATTCTTGGAGCAAAACTTGTTCAATCTGTTTCAGTTGTACACCAACTTTTGTAAGGAAAACAGATATAAACTAAACAAGTCTCTCCAACAACTTGCTTTATTAACTTTACATTTAATCTGACACATTAAGACTAGACCGATATGCAACAGACCAACAGTCTTCATAGGTGGTTCGGAAAAGTAGCATATTTATGTAAAATTGAGAAGATGAAATCTGAAAAGTAATCTATTCATAAGCAGGTCTCGTATTAGGGCCAATGCACACTACAAAAACTTAAACAATCACAGTAAATCATCAATCAACCATATTAGTTTATTACCTACCCACGAGGGTAACACACAAGTGTGAAGTGATTCACGAATCAAAAGCTCTCACCTTCTGCCGTCGAAGCAGCTTTGGAGGAACTGGGCAGACCAAAGGTGTTCCAACCATTCCCCTTACTGGCCTCATCATCAGAATCCGAGCTCATGGAATCATCAGAATATACATCCTGCGGTTCTTCGTGCAGCGTCCCCCTCTTTGCATCTAATACCACAAGTGATGAAAGCGCCACTCCATTAGAAAACAATCTTCATAGATAGTTAAAAGTTAAAAAGTAATCTCATGTTTATAGATGATCGAAAAGCCTATGGCCAATGTTGCATCATTGGGAAGGTTAAAGCTGAACAACAGTAACTACCTGACAACAGGTCACTAACGCATTATTATTACGCATAAACCAGCCTACTCATAATTGGGCAATCAACTCAGGGCCAAAAGCAAAGCacacaaatttcaacaatcgcaGTGGACTACTCAGGGCCAAAGCAAAGTACAAATCAACCATATCAAGGCTTCAACTAAACCGTGACCGAAGGAGACACATAAGCAAAGCGATTAGTGTGACCTGAGCCAACAAATCACCGGATAGCTCTCACCTTCTAGGCTTCTAActttaaaaggaaaaaaaaaggaagaaaagaacTCTCACCTTCTGCTGTCGCAGCAGCTTTGGAAACGTTCCCGCCCTGCCCCTTGCCGGCCTCTTGGTCGGAATCCGAGCTCGAAGAAGTGCCGGAAGACACGTCCTGGGGCTCCAAGGACGGCGCCGCCCTCTTCATATCTGATACCCACAGACGCGGTCAGAGCCCCTGCATCCGGAAACCGCTGAGAACGCAGAGGAGCAGGGGGTTGGCCTCACCCGAATCACAGAGGAGAAACCTCGCCTGAGGGGATGCGGttgggggggaggaggaggcggcggaggcggagctcgccgtcgcaggtcgccggcgccggagacaGATTCCGAGTAAATCGAAACCCTCGACGGCTTGGTTAGTGATGACCTTTTGGGCTTTTGAGTATAGGCAAGATATAGATTATAATCATGGGCCGGCCTAGTAGATAAAATTTGGCCCAGTCCATGGAGCCCTCCTGCTCTGTTAGCATTTTTTTTCCAACACAATACAGCTTCTCCCCTCTGAAATTCTGAAAATGCTGAAAATAGCGAAGCCACTGCATGCCTCTCACAACCGTCGCCTACATAATGACAGAGAGTCAtgacattaaatttgctaatgTGGTAGAAGAGAAAGAAGGAGGAGTGTTATAAAATATGAGAGGAATGTTATCATCATAACATTCCTCCGGCTCGGTTACCTATTTCACAATCTAGGTAACCGTGCGATGACACTCCCCACTGAGACTGGACTAAGACCAATTTCAGTGGAGGGTCATGGAAGTGTCATaacattaaatttgctgatgtggcagaaGAGAAAGAAGGGAGAGTGTTATGGAATGTGAGAaaagtgtcatcaccatgacagtGTTCTGGCTCGGTTATCTAGTTCACAGTATAACCGTGTGATGACATTTCTCACCGATACTTGTCTAAGTACCCACACACACGCAGTTTACAAAGTTAAGACTTCACTTAGAATAACATGTTATCAAATCATGCCAAGTTCAAACTCAGCATATCAGCAGTCTTCTACTAAAAAAACCATACCAAACATTCTCCTCAAATTTATTCTTTCGACTGAAAAATTTATTCATTCATTTCATTATTTGGATCTCACAAATATCGCCAACGTCCACAGCTGATGGATCATCACAAGATTCAACATCAGATTTTGGGCACGGCGGCGAGTGAGGCCTCCAGCTTATCCGCCGGGTGCGACAGGTCGACCATGTCGCCCCTCATGTACTTCTCGTACGAGGCGAGGTCGAAGTGGCCGTGGCCGCACATGGCCATCAGGATGACCTTCTCCTCCCCGGTCTTCTTGCACTCCAGCGCCTCCCGGATCGCCGCCGCGATCGCGTgcgccggctccggcgccgggaTGATGCCCTCCGTCCGGGCGAATTGCAACGCCGCTGTTCCAAGTTCATCAAGCAAGACGGTCACAAGTGTTATCCTGGTTTCGTTCATTTTTCTTGTCGAGAAGTTCTTCGCTGACGAAAAGCAGAGCTGCAGGATACTACCTTGGAAGCATTCGGTCTGCTGTATGGCGACGGCATCCATGAAGCCGAGCTCGTACACATGCGAGATCAGAGGCGCCATTCCATGGTAGCGAAGCCCACCTGCGAATCGATCGAAATGCACTCACTGTTCAATCAATTCAACAAGAACAAGGTGGGGATCAAATCAATCTCGAGGCAAGAAAGAAGCGTGCGAAATTAAACCTGCGTGGATCGGGTCGGGGACGAAGCCGTGGCCGAGCGTGTGCATCTTCATCAGCGGCGTGAGCCCGGCCGTGTCGCCGAAGTCGTAGGCGTAGACGCCCTTGGTGAGCGTGGGGCACGCCGCGGGCTCCACGGCCCTGAACTCCGGGCTCATCCTGCCGGCGAGCTTCTCGCGCATGAACGGGAACGCGAGCCCGCCGAAGTTGGACCCGCCGCCGGTGCAGCCGATGACGACGTCGGGCGGCGCCTCGCCGAGCGCCGCCAGCTGCTCCAGGCACTCCTCGCCGATGACGGTCTGGTGGAGCAGGACGTGGTTCAGCACGCTGCCCAGGCAGTACTTGGTGTCGGCGTCGGTGgccgccacctccaccgcctccgaGATGGCCATCCCGAGGCTGCCCGGGCTGGCCGGGTCCGCCGCCAGGATCGCCCTGCCGGCCTCCGTCACCTCCGACGGCGACGGGTGCACCTTGGCGCCCCACGTCTCCATCATCAGCCGCCGGTACGGCTTCTGTTCGAACGACGCGCGCACCTGCCACACCTCGCAGCTGAGGCCGAAGAGGCTGCTGGCGAAGGAGAGCGCGCTGCCCCACTGGCCGGCGCCGGTCTCGGTGACCACGTTCTTGACCCCCGCGGCGGCGTTGTACCACGCCTGCGGCACGGCGGTGTTGGGCTTGTGCGACCCCGCCGGGCTGGTCCCCTCGTACTTGTAGTAGATCTTCGCCGGCGTGCCGAGCAGCTTCTCCAGCCTCCTGGCCCTGAAGAACGTCGCCAGCATTGCAAGCAAAGAACTCAGCCCACAACTTCTTCCCTGAACTCTGACGAAATCGAAGGCCAATTCAGTTACCTGATGAGCGGCGTCGGGCGCCAGAGCTCGTACACGTCGATGACCTCCTGGGGTATGTCGACGAACCGCTCGTCGGTAAGCTCCTGCCGGATCAGCTCGTCGGGGAACAGGGGCGACAGGTCGCTGGGATGCAGAGGCTGGTGCGTCTGCgggtgcagcggcggcggcggcttcaccGGCAGGTCGGCGACGAGGTTGTACCATTGCTTGGGGATGCTCACCTTGCCACCCGAGTTCAGACTGGCCCTCGCGGCGAAGCTCAGGCTTCTCCTCCCGCTGGCAGCGACCCTGTGCTTGGGCGTGCAGAGCAGTGAAGAAGCTCTTTGCTCCGGCCCTGCTGCAGTGTAGGCGGTATCCATCAGAACCCAGAAGAGACCTTTGCAATGTGCCAACGACAGAAACCAGGAGGATGAACAGGATCTAATGAACTCTTGTGACGAGAGATCTAGCCCTTGTTTGGATGCATAAAGTTTTGATTGAAAAGTACCGTAGcacttttatttgtatttggtaatttttaTTCGattatgggttaactaggctcaaaaaattcgtctcgcaaattacaaacaaactgtgtaattatttattttgtttagctacatttaatattttatgcatgcgtttaaagattcgatgtgTTGAGAaacttgtaaagttttggaattttgaaagcAACTAAACAGGGGCTAGAAAATCTTTGTGAGAAGGctcgaaaaatatttttttttactctAATAGCTGAAAAATATGGTTTTACATAAATACGGTATATATCCATCTGCGCTGATCTGATCGGATCTGGTAGTCACGAGTAGTTGAACGGTCGCATCACACATCCGTTCGTACCAAAAGGGGGAAAGGAAAGTAAAAATTCAGTGCTTGTCAACTTTTTTTCGATGGTCAACTTGGCTGTGCTAAGTGATCTTGGGGTTGGTGCTTGGCAAGAAACAGCATGAAAACGATAATATAGTAAACTCCTGGAGATCTATGCCGGCAGAAACAAAAGCTAAAAAAAATTGCACGGGCACAAGCTTTCCAAGCTGCCATGCCCAATGCCCATGCTCGCCCTCCTTGGCCTGCAACAGCAACCTGTGAGCAATCCAGGCAGGGAAGAGGAGGTTGTTCTTGCTCGTAGCTACGATTAGCTAGGCGAAAAGACCAAGATTGGCAAGATAGAACTAGttgcaaagttttttttttctttttgaatggCGACAAACTATTCAAGATCGGCGGGAGGATGAAACGGGTGTGGGTGTGTCCATGGCCGCACCTTGGGGCAGGGCAGGGCgaagggtggcggcggcggaggcggcggccatccTCTTCAGCTTCCGATTCCCGTAGAACTCAACTGGCTCCTGCCCTCTGCTGGCTTCAGGGGGGCAGTAGCGACCTAGCTGCGCCGATCTAATGCTgccgggccggccgccgctgacTGCCGAGCGGTTTAACTAGAGCGCCGCATGGAGCACGCGCGGCGCAACTCGCGCGGATCACGGCGTGATTTTATTCCGAAGAGCTTGCCGGCCTGGGGATTTCTTCTCTCTCAGTCTCACTCTCTGTTGGCTCCagtgggaggagaggagggaggcgaAGGGGAGGGAGACGATCCACCGGAGGCGCGATCCGATTTCATCGCTGGATGCCGTGATGGATCCACTACCCGGCGCACGTCGCTGTCCGCGGCGCCTGCGCTTTCAATGGCTGAGCTGACCCCACGGCGGCTGCCGCGGGGTGTCGCTCTTGTGGGCGGTGACGGCAGCTCCGGCGGCTTGCGGGGCAAAAGCAAAGTAAAAAAAGAAACGAAAGCGTCCTTATTTTCCTCTGTTATGACGCGCGTGCGTTTATACCGTGCTAGCTACGAACGGGCGAAAGCTGCGTGGCCGTGCGGGTCGAtgagatccgccgccgccgcctggaggaCGAGGACTCGCGAGCACACGCCACGGCGCCGTCCGGCGCACGGAGCCCGTCGACGCGCCCGCTCCCATCTCCGCTGCTGACCCCCAACAACTCGCCCAAGAgaactgggggggggggggggggggggcgttggGCGTTGAATATTTGTTGCGAAGTACGTATGGACCACCGGTCAGTGGACGGGACGATGCCACGTTCCATGGACTATGCGTtgaatattctttttttttgaaaaaaatattttggctCTTGTCATTTGCTCATTTCtcttctgttttcttttttctttctcatgGCAGGCCAAGAAGCCGAGGAGACCAATAGAATGGGCTAAACTGAGCCGAAGGCGATATCCGATAGTTCCGTTATACATTCAGCCCACGATGGCCCAGTCCAGTAGATAGTAGTTACTTGTTGCGAGTGGTGGTAGTTCCTGGGCCATCATCTTTTGGACCGAgtcattttgttgtgtttccattttctcctctttcccttttttttagGCCAGTAGAGCATTGATGCCCATCACTATGGGAAGAGTTTCAGTTTTTTATTGTTTCTGTACGCAAATCAAAGAAAGGGTGGCCCATAATTCTGTCGTATATTGAGCCCACGATGGCCCAGTCTAGTAGTCTCCGCAGGCACCCGTTTGGGTATGCATGCATGAACAATGAGGTTGAGCTTCTACTCGTAGGCGACTGCTTAGAGGTAATATTTATCACAATCTAACTTGattcttatatatttttagtttaaaattatataaattaaAGTCTAATCTTATTGGAGCCCgatgaagcgcatctaggcccgtaGATGCATtcggtaagtttcggtgattaataacGACCGCATACGACTAACGTGTATTTTGAACGAAATAATCTTTACAAGttaagtctcatatgaaatgtgaaagaaGACCCCTCAAAATTCATGATCAATCGATTCACGGACTCAATtttcaagaataaggatctttctagattcaagtgtcacaaggagatgaaggacacttgatttaatttgagttttatagtttttaatttgtgatcgtactattaagaggggttctcgGGTTAGTAACTTGACTCAAATTGATTTGGCCTTAGAAACGATGCACACTTGCTCAATTCAGTCCAAGACAGCTCAAAAGAACTCAATAAAATACTTGGAAGAACAAAGGCTCAAAGAAATAATCAACTCCAACTCATTTCAGCCGAAAACAGCAAAAATTAGTtgcaccggttacaccggtgagtcagcaccggtgcatccgaaggcgaccggttgcaccggtgcctCACCACCGGTCTAATCGGACAGTGGTATCTGGGATCAAGCGAGAAACCTCAGTGTCACCGGTTACACTGGTGCCCAGTGATCGAGCACCGGTCTATGCACTGTATTATCCTTCAAAGAGTCTGTTTCTTGGGACAGAACCTTCCCTTCTGCACCGGTTGCACCGGTGGTTTAAATTGGAAGTACCGGTGCATTCACCATGGTATTAACCAGAGACACTGTTTTGGAAATTAAAGAAAacctttcagcaccggttacaccggtgcctcAAAGGagcaagcaccggtgcattttTGTCAGACTGCCACTGTGTCAGATTGTCAATGGCTACTATTTAGTTTTAGTGtgaccggttgcaccggtgctaCCCCagcggtttaaccggtgcctacgACTTTTTGGGCAGTTTGTTTCCAACGGCTAGGGGtgcctctccactctatataagtcgaccccctggctcatttatgATGTCTTTGACacattgaatacctgaggccaccctagagaagagaagagaagtgtTTGGAGCCATTGAATGAAGATCTAGTGATTGCAAGTGATTTAAACTTGAAGAAATCAACATTTCTTTGAGTAGCAAGTGTGCTAGTGCTTAGGGTTATCTCAGTGAGGGTCAAGTGAAGCCTTGAGAGCttattactcttggtgtttgacggcacctagatgattttggtgatcgggtgattcttggtgagctcttggagatttTGGGAGCCCCAAGAGAAGGAGATTGTAcatggtgtgaagctcgccattCCAGAAATAGAGAAAGAGCATCCTTAGTGAAGACTTGTTTTTTGGTGATGCAATGGAGCGATACCCttagtgggtgctccaacgtggattaggggggagcgtcaactcctcgataccatgGGAAAAAATCCAGTTGTCTCGTGTCCCTCTCACTTATATTTCTAGCACGAGATATATCTTGTACTTGCTTAGACTTTTGCTTGGTTGTTTTTGTCTAGGAGTTTGTCATGctagtttgtttttttttgactAGATTGTATATTTGTTAGTGTGATCAACTCTAAGGAAGTTGAACATGTTAGTGTGTTATCCTACCTAGAATGATGAtgctagtgtgctctagttGATAGGATCAATCTTTGTATATTGGGCaacactagtctaggttaaggactcgatagaaatttgaaaaagtctcaattcaacccccccttcttgggcatcgatcctttcaagtggtatcagagcttagCCTCTCTTTTTAtaggcttaaaatcctagagAATGGCCCCAGAGAGTAGTGGACCACCCAAGCTCGATGGGAGAAACTATAGCTATTGGAAAGCTCGCATGGCGGGTTATCTTTAGGCTCTCAATCCCCTTACTTGGGAGGTCACCGACAAAGCCATTGCCGGTGTTATGGATGAGGATCACACAAAATATAATGCTAGAACTAAGAATGCTTTGTTTGATGCTATTAGTGCAAAAATCTTTGCTCTTGTGCATAGTAAGAAAACCGCTCATGAAGTTTGGGAAGAGCTTGAGACCATTCATGTTGGGTCGAAGAAgctctgtgaagaaaaatacCAAGTGCTAAAAGAGAAACTAAATAAGTTTAAAATGCTTCCTAGCGAATTAGTTGAACAAATATATGCTAGATTGAATGTACTTGTTGAGAATATTAAcgctcttgaaatttctcctttgtctaaTAGTGACATCATCCTGAAGATTCTCCACTCATTgcacaagcccaagtacaacattgtcATATCTTTGCTCTATGAGAAGAATCTTTCCACATTGCAAGTGAGTGATGTCGTTGGAAAAATTTGGTCTCATGAGATGTTACTCTTAGGCGAAATTGATTCTCCACAAGGCAAGAAGGACCTTGCACTCAAGGCTAAAAGTGAGCACAAGtcaaagaagaagaacaaaagcaAGGCTTCTTCACCAAGCTCAAATGATAATGAGGCTAGTGAAAAATCAAGTGATGTGGATGGAGACAttgagctagcacttctcatgaggaagaccaccaagatgatgtcaaggCTAAACAAGAAAGGGTACAATTAtgatcccaagaagaacaaatttCGTACCCGGAGAAATCAAGACAACTCCAATAAGATGTGCTACAATTGTGGGAAGTACGGGCACCTCCCTTATGATTGCCCCGAACCAATCAAGCCCAACAAAAACCAAGAAGATGAGGGCAATCAACACAAGTACTCAAGGAAGAGCCATGAGAAGAAAGACAAAAGCAAGAAGAGGTCTTTCAAGAGAAAAGAGAATATTAAGGCATTCCTTGGAGAATGGGTCACCGATGGAGAAACCTCAAGGGATGACTCAAATGATGATGAATCCAAGAAGACGATTGTGGAAattgccatgcatgatgatgatgagccaCCTTTACCTCCACCACCAATGTGCTTCATGGCAAGAGATAACAACAAGGTGAGCGATGATGAGgactcctctagtgatgaaagtgaaaATGATCTATCTCCAAATGACTTGAAATCCATCCTAGATGAGcaccaacaagtgatcaagaatTATAAATCTAGATGCAAAgtttttgaaattcaatatgcTAAGCTTAAAGCCTCACATGAAGAGTTGCTTATTAGAAACAAAGATGTAGTTGAAACTCATGACACATGCATTGTTTCTAGAAAGCAACTTAGAGAGAAACATAACAAGTTACTTACTACACACAATGAATTAGTTGTTAAACATGAtgaagtagttgtgcttaatATTCACTTGTCTCAAGCAACAAGAGACttaagcttgattatgctaaTTTGAACATGAAATATGAAGAACTTGACTTTGCCTTTAATGCCAtggatgaagaactaaaagCAATTAAAAAGGATGGCATTAAGGAAAACATGtctacttcttgtgatgatcttgtaGAAGTCTCTCACCCTATTACTTGTGATCATACTTCTCCTActtgttcaaagactaaccatgatagggagaaaAAACTTGAGAAGGAACTTCAAAGTATGACCTAGTGCATGTACAATATGACAAAGGGAGCACACTTGCACAAGAAAattctcttccacaatgcaaggcactttgggacaaatggacttAGATTCTTTCCCAAGCCTCCGAAGAATTGTCCAAAGTCGCCAGAGCTCAAAGCATGCTTCACCAAGGAAGTGGACTCCtattgtcaacattgtcaagtTATCGGGCATCATACAAGGGAACGTCCAATTCCTAATCGCCCTCTTCCAACCTTGCCTCCTAACTACAAGTCACAATtcaatgaacatcatttcttgTTAAGAAAACTTAAAACTGGCAAAATTAAGACAAAATTCATTGGTatccaagaaaagaaaaagcttCCACACCAAatatgggttcctaaaactttagtaactcatgtcaaaggacccaaagttacttgggttcccaaacctcaaaagtgattcatttgtgtgtaggtgatttacaaagccggtggaaagcattgggtgcttgatagcggaCGTAAACAACAtatgaccggctatgtaaagatgttcacctcacttgatgaagatgtgggcgatcatgaacatgtcacctttggtgataaTTCTAAAGGAAAGATGGTATGTTTGGGTAAGGTGGCCATAACAAAGgatttatccatttctaatgttttacttgttgagtcggttagttttaactTGCTTTCTATAGCTCAACTTTGTGACTTAGGTctaatatgcacctttagtgatCAAGAGGTTAGTGACAAGCAAAGAGGACAAGAGCTTAATCTTCAAAGGGTTTCAACATggtaacatttaccttgttgaattctcatctaatgatgcaagcttggcgaTGTGTCTTTTCACCAAGAATTCtttgggttggctttggcatcgccgcattgctcatattgggatgagccaactcaagaaggccttcaaacgaggtatggtggttggtgtaaaagatgttacatttgacaaaaacaaattgtgtagtgcttgtcaagccgggaagcaatttgcatcatcacatcccatgaaggcttacttgtcaacatcaagaagcttggagctactacatatggatctctttggaccaaccacctacaaaagtcttggcggtaatctctattgtcttataattgttgatgattattctaaatatacttggactttcttttGAGAGGACTAAAGCAAGACGGTGgggatcttcaagatttttgtcaagcaagcCCAAAATGAATTTGATTCAAGCgttgtgaaggtccggagtgacaatggcacggagtttagAAATACACTTGTTGAAGAGCTTTGCAATGACTTGgacatcaagcatgagttttcatcaacatacacaccccaacaaaatggagtggtggagaggaagaacaagacattgatTACTTTTGCAAGCGtaatgttggatgactatggcatctCACAAAAATTTTAGacggaagccatcaacaccgcatgtcatgcatccaaccgggtTTATCTCCACTACTTCCTAAAGAAGACGCCATATGAACTTCTCATTGGGACAAAAcccaacatctcctacttccgggtcttcggttgcaaatgctatatcttcaagaaaaggaagcacctaggtaagtttgaaagtagatgtgatgttggttttcttgttggttattcatcaaactccaaaacatatcgagtattcaataatGCCACACGcatgattgaagaaacttgtgatgtggagtttgatgagactaatggctcccaaggggaaggTTTCTCTTGTaatgatgtaggtgatgaaccactgCAAGAAGTCATGAAAAACATTACCATTGGACAAATCAAGCCAAATGAGGAGGATGAAGAGAATGCAAATCCATCCACTCAAGTAGAAGCCTCTTCCAAGGATGACTCTAAGGTTGAAGAAGTAACTACACCAACAAATCATcatgatgagtcatccgatgaagaagatgatgcttctcatcctcctcaagaaatttaagatgggcaagtggttcaagaacaacttccatttgatgacactCACATCACAAGTGAGCAAGCCCAAGATCAAGATCAAGATCAAGATGTCGAACCACTAgaagatccttcatctcaatcACAAGAGAGGCCAACAAGAACTTCAAGGAACtatcccattgacttggtcatgggtgaCTCTTCcggtggagtaagaactcgtagacgtcaatatgtctctttttgtgaacattactcgtttgtttcttgcttggaacccacaaatatagatgaagcgcttgaggacccgaattgggtaatggctatgcaagaagagctcaacaacttcacccacaatgaagtttgggttcttgaagagCGTCCTCTAGGCAAGAACATCATTGgtaccaagtgggtcttccgcaacaaacaagatgaacatcGTGTGGTGgttcgaaacaaggcaagaCATGTGGCTAAgggctttgcacaagttgaagggttggattttggtgaaatatttgcccccgttgcaagacttgaagccattcgTATCCTCTTAGCATATatttcacatcataaca
Proteins encoded:
- the LOC120671198 gene encoding tryptophan synthase beta chain 2-like isoform X2; translated protein: MAAASAAATLRPALPQGPEQRASSLLCTPKHRVAASGRRSLSFAARASLNSGGKVSIPKQWYNLVADLPVKPPPPLHPQTHQPLHPSDLSPLFPDELIRQELTDERFVDIPQEVIDVYELWRPTPLIRARRLEKLLGTPAKIYYKYEGTSPAGSHKPNTAVPQAWYNAAAGVKNVVTETGAGQWGSALSFASSLFGLSCEVWQVRASFEQKPYRRLMMETWGAKVHPSPSEVTEAGRAILAADPASPGSLGMAISEAVEVAATDADTKYCLGSVLNHVLLHQTVIGEECLEQLAALGEAPPDVVIGCTGGGSNFGGLAFPFMREKLAGRMSPEFRAVEPAACPTLTKGVYAYDFGDTAGLTPLMKMHTLGHGFVPDPIHAGGLRYHGMAPLISHVYELGFMDAVAIQQTECFQAALQFARTEGIIPAPEPAHAIAAAIREALECKKTGEEKVILMAMCGHGHFDLASYEKYMRGDMVDLSHPADKLEASLAAVPKI
- the LOC120669409 gene encoding uncharacterized protein LOC120669409 translates to MDEDHTKYNARTKNALFDAISAKIFALVHSKKTAHEVWEELETIHVGSKKLCEEKYQVLKEKLNKFKMLPSELVEQIYARLNVLVENINALEISPLSNSDIILKILHSLHKPKYNIVISLLYEKNLSTLQVSDVVGKIWSHEMLLLGEIDSPQGKKDLALKAKSEHKSKKKNKSKASSPSSNDNEASEKSSDVDGDIELALLMRKTTKMMSRLNKKGYNYDPKKNKFRTRRNQDNSNKMCYNCGKYGHLPYDCPEPIKPNKNQEDEGNQHKYSRKSHEKKDKSKKRSFKRKENIKAFLGEWVTDGETSRDDSNDDESKKTIVEIAMHDDDEPPLPPPPMCFMARDNNKVSDDEDSSSDEKMAGDKKGKGKAVVEAKKKRSRDEREWDHALAAAVAADQPQLSVRIRGSEAEAERQGEPEDTP
- the LOC120671198 gene encoding tryptophan synthase beta chain 2-like isoform X1, with the protein product MAAASAAATLRPALPQAGPEQRASSLLCTPKHRVAASGRRSLSFAARASLNSGGKVSIPKQWYNLVADLPVKPPPPLHPQTHQPLHPSDLSPLFPDELIRQELTDERFVDIPQEVIDVYELWRPTPLIRARRLEKLLGTPAKIYYKYEGTSPAGSHKPNTAVPQAWYNAAAGVKNVVTETGAGQWGSALSFASSLFGLSCEVWQVRASFEQKPYRRLMMETWGAKVHPSPSEVTEAGRAILAADPASPGSLGMAISEAVEVAATDADTKYCLGSVLNHVLLHQTVIGEECLEQLAALGEAPPDVVIGCTGGGSNFGGLAFPFMREKLAGRMSPEFRAVEPAACPTLTKGVYAYDFGDTAGLTPLMKMHTLGHGFVPDPIHAGGLRYHGMAPLISHVYELGFMDAVAIQQTECFQAALQFARTEGIIPAPEPAHAIAAAIREALECKKTGEEKVILMAMCGHGHFDLASYEKYMRGDMVDLSHPADKLEASLAAVPKI